The Mercenaria mercenaria strain notata unplaced genomic scaffold, MADL_Memer_1 contig_3470, whole genome shotgun sequence DNA window AATAATTCATTCTgtaaaattgtgtgaaattttcacTCCGAATCATtatattgtataatttatgtGTGTTGGTAGGAAATAATAGTTggatttaaattgaaaatactcGTTTTGAAAATgattctacatgtatataaattgtgaaaataaaacaaagacatttgAATTTAGATTACTTGGAAGCGTTGTGGATTTCTAACAGGAGTTTTGTTTACAGTATTCAGGCCATCCTGCTGTGGTGAGTCATATATAGTATAATGTAAAATAGATGAGTTAAAAAACTGACATGTTTATGAGATATGAGACTAGCATGAAAATGCAACCTTGCCATTAAGGCATTCCAATATTGTTTGACTATGGCAAATATCTTAATGATATATTCATGGGCTCGATTTGCCAAAGACTTTTACATTTAAGTTTATACCCAAATAAAATTGCACTTCAGTGTTTAGGTGCTTCATGCATTAACAAAATTCATTAGTTATATGAAATTCCCTTTTTTGGCAGTAAACTTTTTCAAAGTTAATAATTGCAGTCGCGGTATCAGAGGTTGCTTGTACCGATGGAGGGACAGAGTGTAATGATATTACAAACTCAGCTTGTGACAAAACTGTAGGAGTATTAAAGTGTAAATGTAACACTGGTTTTGACGAAGACCTAACTGACGGAAGCACATGTGTAAAGGGTATAGTTGTTTAATAATACACTTGTTATATATTAAGCGACagtattttgaaaatccatcagtTTTTAAGTTCCATTCATTACTAAATTCGATCAACAAAGATGAGCTTATTAATGTGTGTAAATATATCAAAGAGgcaatcaaaaacagaaatttggTTATCATTAATACATTATAAGGTATACATGTCATTGTATTctcacttcctttgttaattacattatatttgattatatattaatatatgtcTAGGTAATGTTTTCTCTTTTCTAGTTGttaataacatgtttgttactttctttaaaattgtatgaacgtgactatgtatattgtaaatattgctgtttagacgatgtacgatgtacaagtctcaataaaattctgttctgttctgttcttttctgTTAAAATCATCAAATTTTCGATCAATGATGTTCTCGTTCGATTTcacaaaatgtgaaataaatatatcttacaTCTTCCTCGTAGTAGGTAGGATATATGattaaatacaatttatattatattaatgccGAGCTTGAACATTTACCTCGTAATGCTATTTAATCTAATCCTATTTTATCCAAGGCATACATACCCTTAAAGTGGATGAGTTATATTTATTACacgagtacctataaatagtaacaaatttgtgctgaaaattctcccattatcgcattgcgtcgtgtattatcacattatcataataagccccggggccattatcgataatggccctggcgttagcgcgggaaattaacgtccgtaaacaaaaatgacgtcatggcgtttcatggaggtaaaacagagaatatttccgttttattttatcatcttgagcgtaacatcgtgtattcttcgtgaaatagcGTATTTTtctccctaaattatgcaataagcaagaaagtaaaactatccaggtatttgattttatacagtaaatagactcttatacaaataatatagaaactgaaaagctgaaatttattgtgccagaagacgCAAGTAGGCCTGCCCATATAAATGACACAAAAACcccatttcttactatattataggtaaacatgtaataaacaggtaaatacatgggagcgcggtgcctttgagtgataatggccctgaaaaagataatagccctcgggctattatcaccttgccagggccattatcactcaaaggcaccgctctcccatttattaacctatacttaaCGGCgacaaataaaagaaacttaGGGACATATTACTACAGAAACAACAGGATTAGATAGAAAATGTGTTAGAATAAACGTCACTTCTAAGTGTTATTAAACTGAATGAATAAATCGATAATCATACATGGATTTCACGTGTGGCTatacatttcacaatattattcaatacttttatacttttgatatataatgaaaagtacatgtaaagcattcttttaaatatttttcagttgttacTGCAACAGACTGTACGGGAAGTGCAGCCTGTCCTGGTATAGATAACTCCGTATGTAGTACCAAAAAGTGCGCGTGTAATACAGGATACGTAGAAAAAGTGGATAAATGTGTAAAAGGTGAACAAACCTATACATACTCGAAGATTGGcaatattttgatagaaaatgtttttcttttatcttgaCAAATATTTGTGCTAATGTCAAGAAGCATCATTGTATACTATTAACTCAATTGTTACCTGTTGCAAGGTTGTTTTTCAATCTAACTATTATTTCTCATAGAGCaattaaatttattcaaacagtTCAGTAATTATATCTTTGAGGAACCTTACTAACAACATTTAATATATCGGCTAAATATTAAGTCATTATTTTACGTCAAAGATCAAAATCTCTTGATCAGACATAAAAATACAataggaccatgatggtcctgaatcgctcacctcttcccacatgatccagttttgagtatgacgtcgttttttctattatttgacatagtgacatagtttttgagctcatgtgacccagttttgaacttgacctagatattatcaagataaaaattctgaccaattttcatgaagatccattgaaaaatacggtctctagagaggtcacaaggtttttctattatttgacctattgacctagttttttaaggcacgtgacccagtttcaaacttgacctagatatcatcaaggtgaacattctgaccaacattaatgaagatccattcaagggtatggcctctagagaggtcacaaggtttttctatttcaagacctactgacctagtttttgatcgcagttgacccagtttcaaacttgacctagatatcatcaagataaacattcagaccaactttcatacagatcccatgaaaaatatggcctctagagaggtcacaacgttttttcattatttgacctactgacctactttttgatggcacgtgacccattttcaaactagacctagatatcatcaagatgaacattctgaccaatttttatggagatccgttcacaagtatggcctctagataggtcacaaggtttttctatttttagacctactgacctagtttttgaccgcccatggcccagtttcgaacttgacctagatatcatcaagatgaacattcagaccaacgttcatgaagatccattgaaaagtatggcctttagagaggtcacaaggtttttctattatttgacctactgacctagtttttgatggcacgtgacccactttcgaacttgacctagatatcatcaagatgaatattcagaccaactttcatacagatcccatggaaagtatggcctctagagaggtcacaaggtttttctattatttgacctactgacctagtttttgatggcacgtgacccactttcaaacttgacctagatatcatcaaggtgaacattctgaccaattttcatgaagatttcttgaaatatatggcctctagagaggtcacaaggttttactatttttagacctactgacctagtttttgaccgcacatgacccagtttcgaacttgacctagatatcatcaagataaacattcaaaccaactttcatacagatccaatgaaaaatatggcctttagagaggtcacaaggtttttctattatttgacctactgacctagtttttaatggcacgtgacccagtttcgaacctgacctagatatcatcaagatgaacgttctgaccaattttcatgaagatcttttgaaatatatggcctctagaaagatcacaaggtttttctatttttagacctactgacctagtttttgatcgcacatgacccagtttcgaacttgacctagatatcatcaagatgaacattcagaccaactttcatacagatcccataaaaaatatggcctttagagaggtcacaaggctttttctattatttgacctactgacctagtttttgacggcacatgacccagtttcgaacttgacctagatatcatcaagatgaacgttctgaccaattttcatgaagatctttgaaatatatggcttctagagaggtcacaaggtttttctatttttagacctactgaccaagtttttgaaggcacgtgacccagtttcgaacttgacctagatatcatcaagatgaacattctgaccaattttcatgaagatgctttgaaaattatggcctctagagaggtcacaaggtttttctagttttagacctactgacctagtttttgatggcacttgacccagtttcgaacttgacctagaatttaccaagatgaacattctggcccattttcataaagatcccatgaaaaatgtgacctctagagatgtcacaaggaaaagtttacgcacggacgcacgtacgcacggacgacggacgacggacgctgcgcgatcacaaaagctcaccttgtcacttcgtgacaggtgagctaataaaacgcCATAACACGTGTGACTCCGAATTTAACAATATTATTCAATACTATCATACATTTGATATGATTTAATGACTTATTCGTTTATTTCAGTCTCGTCCATTTACATGCTTACAGTATAAAAACatgatatatacataataaaacacaagtaaatggccactcaaatttgaattacatatatataatttctacatatcacatatttcacattatacaatatatgttttaaatgataATCAAATGAGCATCACCGTGTGACAGCCAATGCAAGTGGTCCAACAAGCGATACAACCTAGATCAGCCAGCAGATCCAAGCCACCAGGAACAGATCTATGATACATCATACATTTGATACATAATGAAAAGAACAttctttcaaatatatttcagttgttACGACAACAGACTGTACGGGAAATTCAGCCTGTCCTAATATAGATAACTCTGTATGCAGTAACACGAAGTGCGCGTGTAATACAGGATTCACAGAAAAGGTGGATAAATGTGTAAAAGGTGAACAAACCTATACATAGACGTAAATTGACAATAgcttgatagaaaatgttttttcatttaatcttgACACATATTTGTGCTAATGTTAAGAAGCATCATGGTATACTATTAACTCATTCGTTATCAATTGCAAGGTTGTTTTTCAATCTTACTATTATTTCTCATAGAACaattaaatttattcaaacatttcagtaattatatatttgtagatagatagatagatagatttcaaCACAAAGTGTCCAATTACATGGCAAGTATGATATCAATACatacaacaaacaataaacaatgtcTGAATTAATATAACCATGTCAATCAACATAATATGTCAAGAATAACACAtataaaaaaaagagttaaaataaacttttatttccattgtggtccttgagaTTTAGTgctgtatgacataggaagataTCAATGAGTGAGAATTATTCTGAGTTGCCGTGAAATATTAAAATGACTAGACTATGACTAGTCTATCTATCTGAACATATTGAAACatactaaaatatgtttaaagcgTATGTtgtaaaaattaaacatttaaatgactagACTATCTATCTGAAAAAGTtgaaacttactagaaaaaaattaaagcacAAAGTTGTAAAAGTTAAATAGAATTTAGAAAATGTTCATTGACCCTGGATTTAAAAGAAGAGATAGTTCTAGAATCACTGATATATTGAGGCAAACTGTtcaaatatttacttcaaaacGTACACTGTTTATAACGTTTAGTATTTGCACTATAGTTCATAGAGCACTTTCCTACTTTCGGGCCGTCtgactttttttttgcaaatttaatgaCACTGATAAAAAttaggattttttatttaaaaaacgaatAGAATCTATACATGTTTATTATTCTGAAATCTTTCTGTATCAAATGAAATGTAAAGTACTTGACTGTCATGCAGGAAATCGCGACCTGCCCCAAAAAGCGAAAAGATTTCTTTTCGGTCGAGCTGCAGTATTTGAGCCATTTGAATAGTTGTGTTATAGTTATGCAAAACATAACTTATGATTTAAAGCGGTGttacatatttctttttctttctttttttatagcTGAATTTCTTTAACAGCCAGTTATTCGAATGCCACTtgtaaagaaacaaatacaaacatgATAAGATTTGCACTTGAGTGTTGTCATGTAGTGCAGATTAAACAGATAAAGAATTTAATTATCAGAGGTTACTTACATTAATTCgagactttgaaagtgaaatatGACACGATATCTTGAAAACCTTTCACTAATTTGTAAAACTATTGATCTCTAGATAACATGCCAATTATGAGCAACATTGTTACATTCTACATTTCCCTATCATAATGTTGCATAACGCCGAGGTTTGTAGTGTGTTTCTACTAAGATATGTGAAATATGCAATTTCGAACTAACTTTTCGCAAGCGGGCGAGAAATTATTTTTTGGTGGGAATGGGTATGTGGTAAAgattatatttaatattatacTTAATGATATGATAAGGTGTCAAATTATCATAATTTAAGTACATGCTGCATCAATATCAATTTTAGTAATTGGCAATGGATGCACCGGAGGTGGAGCATGTACAGGTGATGCCAATACAGTGTGTGAAAGTTCCAAATGTGTCTGTAAAGCTGAAtatgaagaaaagaaaaatatctgtacactaagtaaatattttcttttcattcaacATGCCGGATTGACTGATTTGGTAAAGACTAAATACAGTCATACATATTCAACACATCTGTAGTTATTATATGTAAATTGTGAAATATAGTGGCAATTCATTTGGGTATTTTTAATATTGCAACAAATTGGATTCCTGATAAATTATAACATACGCAAATGAAAGTACATTCCAACTGTTTATCTACATTTTACAGTGTGTCAAAAATGGTTAACTTTCTGTATTACATGAGCTAGGTCAAAATAATAATTCAGCATTTTAATGTGTGGGTGCATTCCAGAAATAATATCAATACATAGATAACATGTGTAATTGCTAAAGATCAAATTTGAGTGTTGACTTTTAAGAATGAATGTGTATATTTCCTGACTAGATGTACTATCTACTTTCTGTTGTTATGATATGAGTAATATCATCTCATTCTGTTTCTGATAAAACGTACTTAagggtaaatgccacagttgcttATATGTATATACGGCAAAATTTTCCCtatggacagaatttctttaaactttgtgtactgactgagaatcaagtttaaaacggaaatatgtattaaaaatcataggtacctgggcttgatattgaattatctgcccttgaaaatagttttttcaGTATtatccgactttcaagggcagataattcatgactaAGGCTGGGAacgtatgatttgttttatttcatatttttatttttgatttgattcccTGTCAGTAAACacaatttaaagaagaaattctgtctgtaagaAA harbors:
- the LOC123535698 gene encoding prion-like-(Q/N-rich) domain-bearing protein 25; protein product: MAHRKQVRVSIHSESKNGLSSTSSKSSQQRKQQSKSTKQAKETDTIASLPQTSTSLESESEPQQGTSTEQVDESVVLQSVSDSDEIKFAVSEVACTDGGTECNDITNSACDKTVGVLKCKCNTGFDEDLTDGSTCVKVVTATDCTGSAACPGIDNSVCSTKKCACNTGYVEKVDKCVKVVTTTDCTGNSACPNIDNSVCSNTKCACNTGFTEKVDKCVKVIGNGCTGGGACTGDANTVCESSKCVCKAEYEEKKNICTLTVSGTKCTANGDECKGIKNALCDSNAGKCTCSPSFTMNVDTCVSENAAASVQVEAITMVLSALATIVLLRHA